The Lactuca sativa cultivar Salinas chromosome 2, Lsat_Salinas_v11, whole genome shotgun sequence genome includes the window AACATTTAACATTGAAGGATAACAGAAAATAACTGTATCAAGTGTCTACTTAGTGTTTTTGACTTTTAGTACTCAAACCTTATGGTAAACCTCTTAGTGGTAAAACTCAATTGTTGAATAATTATTCTCGACCTTATATTAGAAACAAACAATCACACACCATCTCGCATCTAAAACTCATCACATAATTTTTATCAGTAAGTGTAAATTTTTAGTGTAAACAGTAATTGAACTtcaacaaatttaattagttttaaaacCCTAATGAGTATTCAGATTTATACAAattttcaataatatatatatatatatatatatatatatatatatatatatatatatatatatatatatagttagattattttgtttttactaactattgtgtacCAGAatacacagatctggaccatcggatggaatataatcaaatgtCATGATTTGAGGGTCTATGGTAGTAGAATAGGATAGCATGTACcgtataatcacacaaatttcagcataagggcattttagtcaattaacctatattaaaaaagaaaatttttggatttttagggatgattaactcctttattttttaaaaatctgaatattttaaattaattcaaatttaaaaatccgattttattctgtcagaatgatagaatgtgaaccataaactagtaaatgtatttttcgattttattctgtcagaatggcaGAATGCCaaacataaactagtaaatacattctgaaagaatacacaaaatcgatttttgaactaataatatatcaaaaaattacattgtatgattgtgattcattgaataataacaaatattctgaaagaataacaagtataattcttaaaaataacaacattcttaaaaaatgagtgtgatcattctttaattcattATTCAACCCTTTCCtatcaggtcttcaagccattcttgaaGCCATTTCTACCATAAATTCATTGCCAAGTaatttgtagtgatacacttgtaaaacctgcacattaaacatacaaataattaactacaattctatcagaatacaacaaataatattcttacaaaataaactattctgcaaaaatattctttaagaatttgtattatcaagaatATACCCAACAAACAAAATAAGGAACTAGCATCAACCTATTCTGACATAATAAGGAACTAACATTCTTCGGGTTCCCTGTGTTTCTTCTCGATATGCTCAATGTATTTAACtgcaaattctgacagaataaggaaCTAGCATCAACCTATTGTTATGAAAATGGCATCCAACCCTATCTAAATTGAGTTATATAGTTCTGAAAAGAATAAGGAACAAAGTGAAGTAAAAACATTAaagatttttaactattttttcattGAGGCATTTTATCGAACACATGGAGGCCATGACAGAATGTTGTTTCAAGAAATTACATGTGATCAGATTAAGCATATCATGCAGGCTAGCACCAAGTTCCTTTGGCATGGCTTCTAACAAGGGTATCAATGGACGAAAATGTGACCCATTGAAACATGTAGCTGCAAAGGAGACAGACATTGTTAACCGCATATGTTAATGgtggaaaaaagaaaattttgatcagttgaaacacacacacacacacacctggtTGGCCAAAACTAAGAGAATATCAACtatgcattttatcaaacacgtgGTGTGCTTCTTcagtttcttcaaaaaaaaattagtgaTAGTCTTACCAATTCagtttcttgaattcaagaaacaACCCCAAACAACCATGAGTTATATCCCATCCATTATCATAAATTTTTTCAGGAAAACCCAAACATCCAAATTTACATGGATTCAAATCAAaataagatgaagaagaagatcacCTGTTGGCCATGGATGCAACACCGCCACCTCTTTTCCGAACAATCTATCCTCCATCCTTTCTTTTCCTTCCGTCGATCCTTGCTGCCAAATTGTTCCCACCTGATGTCGCTGAAGTCCTGATTTGATTGAAACGATTCATCAAAAATGGAAGCTAGCAGGTAAAGATTGTGGAGGGGGAGGAGCTATTTCGATTGGAGAAAGGATGCAAAGAGGAATACAAGCTCGATGTTGAAACAGATTGGTCGTTCGATGCAGACGATCGTCGTTGGAGGAGGCGTATGTGATATGCTATATAAGGTtattaggtcaaatatatttactttatttCCATAATTGCAGGATTTCAATTAAattatttccttaattaaaagtacaaaaggtccaaaataccctttattgatttatttaattatttattatttcttgaattctcattggtgcatttaggcacacaatatttgttgaaaacatttgaacctaactctctctctctctctctctctatatatatatatatatatatatatatatatatatatatatatatatatatatatatatatatatatatatatatatgcaaaaatTCAACAAATAACCATTTTACACCATAGAATCAAGGAACcattattttttcaaattttagattttattatttatcgaaatttttttctaaaaatatcGAAATTCATAACCTTTTATCTTATTTCCATTGACATcaaatttgataatttttttttaatttttttatttgttcagattcacattatAAATCTGCACTATAAATCATTACATTTGTATAAATTCATTATATCAATCTGTAcaaattcacagtgtgaatctgcaCAGATTTCACAAGATGAATCTGTACAGATTCACAGTGTGATTCTGAACAGATTCAAAGTGTGAATCTGAAcaaatcattttttttgtttaaaattttaaatcaaTTGATGGAGGATAAAAATTtatgttttagtttttttatGAAAAGTTTGCTCTAAAAATTAAGAAAAGATTGGTTTATTggttctaaggtttaaaatggttACTTGTTGAattcaactatatatatatatatatatatatatatatatatatatatatatatatatatatatatatatatatatatatatatatatataattaacatcattttaatttaatataaaatgTTACAATTAATAAATTTGACAATTAAGTTACTACTCTTTTTTAGAACGGCAACTCCAATATATTGTAGTCTACTCCTAATTTAATGTTAGTTCCACATATATCTTAGAAGAGATTTGTAGATTCAACTTTTTGTAGGGAGGGATCTCATTATACCTTTAGTTAAAATTCTATCTAATAATTAAATAAACTTAGTATGCATAAACGTTGAAATTTCACCTGTGTAGGAAATAATTTTGAGTTTGAAGAGATTATCACCAAATTTGGTGTAAAAATAAGTTTTGACGTTGGATTTTAGATTATCATATATAAAAACACAAAAGAGAAGTTATATTTTGAATCCAAAACTGTGATTGGTATGACATTTTCACATATGCATTACTACAGTTAATTCAATATAGTTAATTTTGGTCTCTGTATTTTTGCTCTAATAAGGGTAAGGATATAATAATCCACAAATGAGTTCATCGGTTGAAACATAGTTAACCTCCGAATATAATTTAATGTAAATACCTCATATTCACATCATCACATGTCACAGAGTAGAAGGGACGTCCAAATGCAACATATAATTATATTTGTTACATACTAGTTGTAATACCCGTATATTTTACGGGTTGataaaaacaaaatgttaaatacgaatgattaaatgagaagtttatttgaattaaaatttgaaataagtgaaaattttgagaaaaaaacatgcaaaaaataaattagttaaaattatGTGTTCAGTTATTAGCCCTGTGTACTAAATAggttaattataataaaatgttaaacataaaggtttaaactgtaaatttatttgaaatttaaatttaaattttaaattttgaaattaataatGATTACTATagatttaatttatggaaactaaattaatgatatattggaaatgaaaaaaaatgaaataaatgacaaatgaaaaataaatctattttaaaattatgacaaaatgacatgtagaatgacatgtggcaaaattattCTTATTTATTATGATAGATTATTGgaagtgtttttttttcttttcaaaaaactaTTGTCTTAATTGTAGTAAAGCCAAATACAATAAATCTGAAAAAGTACATTCCCCATAAATTAAAACCGAATACATATCTTTAATAATTTTTAGACACAATAGTTTAGATAAAATAGAAAATTAAGGGAAATACCCCGCCATGTTTTTGGCGAAGTTTGTTTATTTTCCCTTTATGGTGGCCCCGGAGAGAAAAAGATCATCATACATGAAGGGTAAAAggacttcaaaataaaaaaaaagctaAATCTCAATAATATCGACTCATGATGATTTTGATGTTTATGGGCATAAATGATGGGGGATAATTCACATTTATTGCCACAAAATCTCAATGATGATTCTTGTTATATCAAAGTAACTCTCAATGATGATACTTGTTATATCACAGTAACTTTATTTACATTCTTTTGAGGATGACTAtattgtttagtttatacataatAGTTGTTTAAATATACAATAAAAAGTTAGTTGTGTAATATTAAACAAACAACTCTATTAAAATGGATTATAATTTATAAGAGATAATATTTGATGTGATTATTTTAAAAGTTGTTATAATTGAAAAGCACTTGTTCGAGGATAAAAATAAATCACAGTTTTTTTAGGACTTAACTAAAAGATACTATATTTTCGAAATGAAGCTATTTAATCAAACGGTGTTTTAATGTATGTATACTTATCCTTCGATCatctaatttcatatgattttttttttctaaattatcAACAGAAGTACTTCTCGGTAACATGTAAAATCATATTCATCAACTTTTGTACTAGCATTTTTACCAACATTTGTACCATCATTTTTACTAACATCCAAAAACAACATTGTCACATGTAACAACTTCATCATCACTAACATACTTATAAGTTTCTTGGTCCACTTAATGAATTTAAGGTTGTAGTGTTACTTCATAGGCATGTCCAAGAACACATTGACATACCTTCCAACGGGCCAATCAACAACTTCATAGGCATGTCTTTCAAAACCAAGCCTGACACATCTAAATACATCAAAAAGAATATTAATCATATCAGGTCGGTATTTGAAAGACAAGAGCTCTATACAATATACCGTACCTTCCCAAAAAAATTTCAGACATGCATTATGACAAATTGGACATATCTCATCAACTGAAATAATAAAATCGTGTAGTCATACTTATGGATAGTACGTCATTTCACTAATTACATAGAGGCCTAAACCATCTACTGGGATCATCAGAAGAGCATCATGAGCATGAGATGCTTGTAGACACTCAAAAACTACTTTCTACCCTTACAAAACTTTCGTTATTGGGTTAGCCATACACTTCACATGTTTCTAGCGATTCACATGGCATCATCAATAACTACTTTCTATTTAAAAGTTAAGTCAAAATGGCAATAAGATATCCTCAACAATTTTACTAAAAATGACACTCATCAATCTATTTTGGGCTTTATGGAAGGGTGGTCATTGTTAGTAAAATCATTAAAGTCGAGCATACACATGTAATTTGACGTTTTACAAGGATATAAAACGAACATACACATGTAATTTGACGTTTTACAAGGATATAaacatatttgaaagtttacaatgATATAAAtggaattcttttttttttttttttggtatttgaaaaaaaaaaaaaactgtttaaTTAACAATATAATCTTTATCCATGGCCATATAACTCGTGTAGGAATTGATCAAGTTTGGCCCACAGTAAAGCAAAGCCCAGTTCTTGACCCTTCCACGCCTCCACGGACCAAGACCTTTCCGgatctttttatattttattttaattgttttatcgGTTTTCATATTAAGTTTTATTTCATTGTATAATATACTGTTTTAGTATAATTTTTACAATGTTATTTCGCGTATGCTTGTAGTTGAACATTTTTTGTTAGCTTTATGTATTTTATTATCCATATAGTGATAAATATATACGTTATAACTTATAATTCAATATTCTGGTGTCTTACAAATAATTATAGTCTCATTCTATAGGTGAATGAAAAACCTCTTTCAATAACTACtttttttttgagaaataaaATAAGACAACTAATTACATTAATAATACACATGATTCAAAACAATGGTCATTCTCTTGGACGAAATAATGATTATATAGATTCAATTCAACCATTTGATTCATAACAATTGGTATAAAAACATTCGATGGAAGCTTTGATATTGATAGAAGTATATGAACTCAATTCTATGCAATCAAAGGTCAAATTCTTTGAGATTTGAGAATCAAGATGAAATGGTAGCAATGGAGGATATGGCTTATGTTATGGAAGTTGGTCAAAAGAGTAGTTCTTTGTATACATGGAAAAACAGATTTtgtgatttccaggattcacaTTCACAACACAGCAGTGAGTTAATACttatacatgaaaaaaaaaaaaaaaaaaaaaaaaaaaaaaaaaaaaaaaaaaaaaaaagatgagagACCGATTGTTGTGTAACATCAGTTAAACCTATTCACAAGCATTCAAGTGGCATTGGCAATAATACCCTCTTTTCATGATTAGTTGCCCAAACTCCAAACAGTAACAAACTGTTTATGAAAACTAGCAAACACCAAAttcataaagaagaagaagaaaaaaagatAGAAAATTACCACACACCAAAAACACTGCTTCTTAATATCAGAAAAATCAATCAGTCCACCTCCACTCACATCACAATCACAACAACCTGCACAACAAATTGATTATTACATCATCTCAATTTCTCTACATGAAGAAGCCAACCATAGTAAACAACTTTTCATTAACAATGCAATTGTGATTTCTTAATTACGCATTAGTAGGTTCTAAGCAGTTATGTAAAACTACATCTTTCTGAAAACTCTCTATGTGCATACAGCTTTCTTTTACGATCGTTAAAAGGGAAGTGAAATATCAGATGAGCAAACATCTAACTGTACTAATAGATTTTGTGAATTTGTATGTAATTACTTTGTGTGCAGATTATGCAACTTTACTAATACTTGTATATGTGATTCAGTGCAACCGTGCTACATTCATAATATGTAATCTACTAGCCTTTTCCGGCATTCCCAATTATGCAGCTAGATATATTATATATACTCAATAAAGGAGCTTCATCGTAATTAGAACAAAAGTGGGGAAAAGAACGAGAATATAGTAGCATTTACACACCGGAGGGAAACTGCAAAGGAAGAGAAGGAAAAACTTACAAATCATTTAGCAACCATCCTCGCAATGAAGTCCTCATACTTGATCTTCCCGTCAGATCCGACATCAACCTCTCGGATCCACTCATCAAACTCCGCGGGTTCAAGCTTTTCCCCAATGCTCGTTAATATGTGCTTGAGATCGGCAACAACAACATATCCAGTCCCGTCCTTGTCGATGACCTTGAACGCATCACGGAGCTGCCGATCGAAGGGTTCAGGCTTGAGATGCTTTGACATTAACTCAAGGAAACGTTTGAAATCGAAGGGAGAAGTGAGTTTTTCTTCAGCGATTATACTCTTTAGTTGAGCTTGGGTAGGGTTTCCGCCAAGAGAACGCATAAGGATTCCGAGCTCCGATGGAGCAATCTTTCCGTCGCCGTCGGTGTCAAAAAGCGTGAACGCTTCTTTCATAGAAGAAACTTGATCGTCGCTAAGATCTTTCCCCATTGTTGtcgtttaacttttttttttctctcaactATCCAACCTTAATCCTTTCTGTCTCGATTCTTTTGCTGAACCTTTCACCTGGCAACTGCAACTGGCAACATGAACACGTTTCGTTTCCCCTCCGATTAGGGCTAAAATTTGGCCCAGTTTGTTGTTTTTGGGCCTAATTAGAATATCAATGGGCTAagttgtttttattttaatatggcCATATGGGTTTAACTTTTATATTTAGAACAagataaatataactaatttatGGATCATTAAACAATTTTAAGTGATATGGATAACCTTCGGCCTAGTCTGAACCAATATTTGTTTTGTGTCATACGTACCATTAATGAAACTTTTATATAAGTTCTTTTTCGCTTCTTTATATTtgataataataatttaaattgACAAAAAGAATATAATAATGATAAAAAGGACAGGTCGAGTAGATTGGGTGATATATCAGAACAgcaaattttgaaaatatattgaatattaattatttaaaaaaggaGGTGAGatttaagtaatgtttttaaatgtaTCTAAGTTGATCCTGTGAGCAAGAGCATATATTGATTATTAAATAGGAATATATTCTGAAAAGGTGAAAAAGGAGGGTGTGGTTTACTTTTTCAGTAGTGTCTTTCACTCTTTTGTGTTGTTGTGATTCCCATTTCCCACTTATGCTTATGTTACTTTACCAAGCTTTGGAGATGCCCTTTACTGTCCCTATCTATCAAGTAAGTGCATGCATGAATGTCAATGGGGCCTCGGGTTGAaattttttattcataaaaatcAAGAAACATTTGTCATCCATGAACATTTAGAACCCTAAGATTCAATAAATTTATGCTAAAGATGAACAAATCAAACGGATTATAACTCTTAACTTTATTTGATAAACAATGTAGTGTCCTTTTATATAACTTTGTCTGTATTCGTTCAATGGACTATGACGTCTAATTTGAGGATTCAACTATCTAATCCAATTAAGCTCTTGCATACAATATGGTGTCATAGGAAAAACAAAGTAGATCATTATGGAGAGTATGTTGCAATGCCTATATTGGAAAAAGTATGTCTAAAATCTAATGGTTCACTTCTTTAAATAGAGCAATAAGTTTACCGGTTATCCTTCGTGGGTAAAATCGTAGATATCAATGAAAAATTACAACATGAACAGTTGAAGAAATAGGAAACCATATGTATTTTATTTAAGAGAGGCTATCCACAAATGAACAAAATCAACAACCAAAACAGAAAAATCAATGATATGAAGAATGTGATAATAGATGAACCGGATGCATTAAGTGAATAGgattttcagaaaatattttgCCTGTTAATCGACCCGTTTTAGAGCTTTTTGTGTGAAACcaagtgattttttttttcgaCAAAACACATATTCAACTATGACTGAATGATTCACCCCATTAAGTGGCCATGAGACACACCGCCTAGCTTTCACTAAATTTGTTGCAATTTGTGAAGAAGTTTTTGGATTTCTATGTGTTTTTACTTGGTAATGTAACGAACATTATATTAGATTTTTAGACTCCAACAAAAATTGTGACGATATAGAAGTTATATTACATCTTCAAGGTTGTGGTGTGAAgaataatataatatatggtgGTGTAGAATGGGTGATGACCACCACACTGGCCGGCCTAAGTAAAATAGATAAGTGGTGGTACCATAAATTAACAAAAAGGCAAAGCGGGTCCATatggagatttttttttttttttttttttgtggttaAATGAACTTTTTTGTCATCATTCCTAACTTTTGATTCACAAGATTAGATTTTAAAAGGTAGAAGCTTTTatgtatagattttttttttggtgATATATAAAATAGTATCCTAGAAATCTCGTTAACtcaactgtttttttttttttttaaataataaatataagaaCGTCTAATAAAATTTTAAACGAATATATAAAACTGAGATAATTAttcatgctttataaaaatcaagtcATTATACAGTTAAATGTGTTTAACTAGTCATGTTTTTTACTGTTTCAAAatgctatttatttatttaattttattatatcgATATCAGTGATATATTTTCTtgcttatttatttttaatatatatattttttaatatttgaaataATGCAGTTGATTTTTCTTTTAAGGTCGTAATCTTAATTGTTATGGTTTAGATAAAAAAAAGAAAAGTGTGTTATTATGAATTTATCATTCGGCCCTCTATAAAGCACGTATTATAATGATGCTATTATTATTCATAAACAGATCAATAAAGACAAAATTATGTTTTGCATAGTTAAGCACGTGCCTTAAAAGCAACAATCGTTAAACAATTCACAACAAAAcctctttttttttcttgaatttaGTTTTAAACTTATAATTTCGATTTAAGTGTAAAGCAAATATAGATTTAATCAAAATTTCAGTTTCTTATTTGATAAGACGCAAACATACATCAACTTATGTTGAAGCAAACTTTTTCAAGCATCAGCCTAGTAGACTTATCGATAATTATAAACAAAATTGACTTACAACCttcattcttttttttctttctcataAATACCAACTTATTTGATcaaccaaaaataatatttttctacCTTTTGTTCATATTCATCTATTTCTATTCATATAAAATAATTACACATGAAATCAATTAATTCTTCTGTTAATCTCATCTCTTGATTTTGATGTTTGTCTTAATCTACATAATATGAAAATAGATAgaaacaaaaaatagaaaaataattatTCTCTTTGTCAAAAGATagaaaaatatttgatttttctttgtcaataTGATGGTTTGAAAACCAAATAATGAATTGAAGAGTGTGAGAACTACATTCAATAAAGCAAGTTTGATTTGAGTTCTAGTCGAGTTTGATCAAAACTAAGATTTTTCGTATGTTTGACAACTAACTTTTGAAAGTTTTAACGAGCTTTTAACTTTAAACTTTTTATGTAAATACTCAAATTAAAGAAAGAGTTACTTGAAATAGctaattttaaaaactttaattttaaattttatattttatgtaattttacataTTTGAAGAACTCACACCTGCCAACACTTGGGGTATAGACTTTTAAGTTCCAGCTAATTTATATTTTTGATAGataatagttttttatttattgttttggaaATTGAGGGAAAAAGATTTAGGTTTTTTAGGTTAGGAGGACAAAAGAGAGTAGTTTGGAAGGGCATGTGTGTCTTGAACAGGATGAGGCATCAGGCATGCAAAGGAGTTGCTTTTCTAAGCATCGGCATCGTATGCCTTTCGGTATCTTAAATTCCTCAAATCTAGACAGTAGACACTAGACACCCTTTTATTTCGATTCCCTCACCACTTGGATCAAAAGCCACGGTTTGGATTAATCCTCATTCAATCCAACAAAGAATTAATATTATATAACATATTTCTACTAAAAACATTATGTGATGTTGAGAAGAGATAATATGCATCACCAAATCATTTGCAAAGATTTGTTGGATGGATTATGCACCCAAGAATCTTGTCGCTCACGAAAAGGTTAAATGgatttttgtttataaaaagctAAAAAATGGTTatgatatttaattattattattattattgttattattaccTCCGTAATATTCATTTGGacacatatatattttttatattcaattattatttttaaatgtcAATTAGGATAAGAAAAATGGTAAACTTCATAATATGTTaacaaataaatcaaaaataaaataaaagtggtTGGTTGGCAGGAAATGAATAGAATTCGAGATAAAAAGATTCTAATTCATTACAATTCATATGTTTTGTTGGACTTAAAAGAAAGAAATGATTcctaaattaaataaaatttccACCCTATGGAGGAAATTAAATTCTTCAATATTTGGATGCAAAACATTTATACTCGTTAAAGAAAGTGATCAGATTACAAAAATATTCAATTTACTTATCAGAAAATCATCACCCTCCATTACTGTCACCAACCGCTACAACCACCACCGTCACCACCACAGTTGTGGTCGCCACCAGTCAACACTGCTATCACCATCACCACTACcatcacccgccaccaccactaccaccaccacggcCACTGCCGCCGCCACTACCGCCGCTACCGTCATCGCACACGCCGCTGCCGAGATTttactatttttataatttatataatgtaTCTTTATATATAAGTtagaaaataaagtaaaattaAGCAAAACCGACAAAAAGGGTAACTCTGTCATCTTACATGGATTCAAATTTTATTTCATGCGAGCCAAACAGAATCTGAAATTAAATCTACTTCCATTGTCTGCCAACCAAATAGGATATGCAATTGGATTCAAATTCCTAACAGATTCTTTTTCCAGTTCCAAATGCAATTCATTTTGAATCATTCTACGAACCAAACAACACCTAAGAATTTAACAAATACATGAGTTACCTACACAAAATATACGAGAATGTTACTAATGTTAACACTTTTTGAAATATACAACCACTATATATGTAAAAAGAATTACACTACCAGTTTAGTGGCAAACACATGACAAAATCTTAGGAGTAACATACATGATCTTAAGACTGGCACGCCGGAAAATTTACATTACACTgaaaaaatttccaaaaaattTACGTTGTGCAGCAAAATTTAAGGGTTACACATGCCACCTCAGAACCCCCTGCCCATGACTACCACTATCCAAATCCCATAAAAATCAGATAAAATGAATGTATAAATTAGGTAACCACCACCGATGGTAAGGGAATTGCTTTCGACGATGACCTTCGTTATAAAACAactaggataaataaataaaatgtctTGTTTAAGTGTCCACAACATAATGTCTTGTGGAATTTTTTCAAGATGTaatatgaaacatcccaaaaatcatgaccaaaaatttcatttttaattattaaagaaACCATAGTTATTAaaatcatttcatccaaaaacataagtcatagtatcaatcagagtatcatatcaaaacatcagagtgaacatcccatgctaaacatcgtggtgtgtgcaatgcagtcatctcgAGCTtttccctttgctaccggaagtacctgaaaccaaaagtgaaaactataaacacgaagcttagtgaatttcccccaaactaccacacaccatacacataatcattttactgggagatacgggccctgcctacACTCAAGGAGATACATGCCCCGCCTACACTcgactaactaggagatacgggcctcgctcaCACTCCGTTAACTATGAgacatgggcctcgcccacactcagctttcaatgagatacgggcctcgcccacactcatctaTCTATGAGATATGGGCCTCTCCCACACTCAGCTATCTATGAGATaaaggcctcgcccacactcagctatctatgagatacgggtctcgcccacactcagctaactaagcacacatacaagtatcacacaaacaacaagtataaccCAAAATCTATCAATCCATTCCATACCCATACTCAAGAAATGCTAACatatgggccctgcccacacttagctAGAAATctacacacataacatatatgggcccacattggtgcattcgacccgTTCAAagtaggaggaaactcacc containing:
- the LOC111903263 gene encoding probable calcium-binding protein CML13 yields the protein MGKDLSDDQVSSMKEAFTLFDTDGDGKIAPSELGILMRSLGGNPTQAQLKSIIAEEKLTSPFDFKRFLELMSKHLKPEPFDRQLRDAFKVIDKDGTGYVVVADLKHILTSIGEKLEPAEFDEWIREVDVGSDGKIKYEDFIARMVAK